In Flavobacterium piscisymbiosum, the sequence TAATTGAAATTGAAACAAGGGATATTAAGACTATTTATAAATCAAAAAAAGCGATCAATACTATTTTGGATGAAAATGTAAAAGGAACCCTATTTAAAAGTTTAATTGAAATAAATATTAAGTAGAAGGTATTTGTTAGTGCGAGTCCCCGCTCTTCGAAGTCTTCATCTTAGTCCCTGCGAATGTCTCTGACTTCGCACCGGCAAAGAGATTAAGTTTTGCATAGAAAAAGATTAATATTCTAAAGACGATTTTATAAAAAGTCAGGAGACTTATAGATGTTTAAGTTTTTTATGAGAACTAATAAATAAAAATGCAAAGTCAGGAGACTTCGCATAGCGGGTTATTTTGTAATGGAAATAGTTTTATATTAGCACAAGAAAACCTCTTTTTGAACCAATTACTTATTACGGATCATGATAAAACCATTACAATTGCCTTTACTTTTTATGATACTTCTCTTTATGAGTTGTCAAAAAAAAATTAGCGATTTGGAATTTGAAAAAACTGTAATGACGGAAATTTTTCCGGACTTGATTGATTCTATTTGTATTGATTACAGAATAGTTCCTGTTCCGCCTCCTATTTATGGTCAATTTATTTATGATAAAGAAGGTAATAATATTGGTATTGATTCTACAAAAGGAACTGAAAAACAAAAACAAGAAATAGTAAATTGGAAGCGTAATCAAGAAATAATTGTAGAAGAAATTGAAAAAGATACTTCAAAATTAATTGTAGCATTCAATCCTAAAATAAAGAGAAGTAGTAAAGATTTAAAAGAATATTTGGAGCAGCACTTTAAAGTTACGGAAGTTTTTGATCCAAAAATAGAAGGAGATTCTACCTATACTATAGATTTTAAAAATATCCCACTTAAAGGAAAATTTGAAATTAGAGACATGTCTGAGTTTCCAAAAGACAGATATGAATTTTGGAGAAAAAAGTATGATTTTGTTTTTTCGGGTTCAGTTTATTTTACAGGAATTCAATTTGACAAAGAGAGAAAATTTGGAGTCTTAGACGGTGGTTTTTCTTGCGGCAGGCATTGCGGAATGGGCGTGAGGATTTATATCAAAAAAGTAAATGATAAATGGATGATTGATAAAATTGATAACACTTCGGTTTCATGATTGTACTAAAAAAAAATATAGGTTTGTTCTCAATTTTTGTGGGCACGATCGGGACGCTTGCGCAGAAAGCTAATGTTTGCAAACGTTGCTCTGAAAGAGCTTTACCACTAGCATGGTGCGAAGCACTATGACCACATAATTTTTGTTTTTAAGCCCTGAAAGGGCGAAAGCTTATTTGCGAAGTAAAAGTTCATTATTACATTATATTATTTGTGTAATAAAGTAAACAGTTTTTTGATAAATGTAAAATAGATTTGCTTTTGCCCTTTCAGGGCGATAATCCCGCTTAACGCAGTTCGTAGTGCGTTGCACTACGCTGATTCTTTTGGGCCTTCAGCCCTTTTTGAGCTTTTAAGCAATTTTCTCATTGTCTCAGCCCAAAATTTTTTACATATTTACACTTTGTCCTACAATAAATTTGCAATTCACATTGTTTCCAAAAATAGGTGTTGAAAACCTGTTGCTCTGAAAGAGCTCTAGCAATAGCATGGTGCGAAGCACTATGAATGAGAGACAATTGTTGTTTTAGCCCTGTAAGGGCGAAAGCCTAGTGACTATAAATTTATAAAGTTTATATCAAAAGTTTTGTTCAATATTATATATTTATAAAGACTAAAAACAGATAACCAAAATGACCGGGAATGATTAATATAGATTTTAAAAAAGAGAAAGGTAAAATTGATGAAATAATAAATAAAGCTTTAGCCGATTATCAAAATGAAATTGACGTGATTAATATTGATGACTGGACTTTAAAATCTAAAGAATTATTTATAGACAGGTCCTATAATGGTTATAGTTCTCAAAGTACGCAATTCATCAATAATAGTTTTCCAGACATTACGAGTATTGTAGACAGTAATGCGAGATTAATATTGTATTTATATACATCAGAAAGAGATTTTGAATTTGATTTAATTAAAAAACAATTAATAGCAAAAATTAAGAAATCTAAATAACCGAATTTACGTCGCACCATCATTAAGAAAAAACAAACAAAAAGCCTTGATTATTATAATCAAGGCTGTTTTGCTATTTATCTAATTAATAAAAAAAACTCATGTGTTAGCAGTCTCAGACTTCTTCACGGCGTCAAAGTCCTTTTGAAAGTTTACTGTATAGTAAAAGAGTAATCTCTTCTTTATAATGACTTTCTTATGAAAACGAATGCCCTAGCCCTGATGGGAGGGAAAATCCTTTTTCTTGCTCCTTTAGCAAGGAAAAGATTTGGAAGGACAGCAGGAAACAGCTCCTGAAAAATGTAATGGTTATTGAAAAAAAATCTCTCATAGAGTTAATTATGAAAATAAAACCAAGAATTATATAACAGAGAATTCCTGCTTTTTGAAGAATTTTGGTATAAGATTTCTAAATCATTAACCTTAAAATTTTTTAGTCATGCCAGATGCAAGAATTCAAAACGAAAAACAATACCAGGCTCTTTTAGAAATAGGCTATAGCAAAGAAAAAGCAGCGCGAATTGCGAATACGCCAGATGCAGGTGAAAAAGGAGGAAGGGCAAAACCTTATGATGAATGGTCGAAAGCGGAATTGTACCAGCAGGCTATAAAAGTGGGGATTCCGGGACGTTCTTATATGAACAAAAAGAATCTCGTTAAGGCATTACGAAATAATTAAAAAGTATTTGAAAAATAATAAAGCCACAGAGGATAAACAGAATATATCGGAAATAGAATCTTTTAAATCCTGATCCCGATAATTATCGGGAGTGGCTTAATAAACACGAAACGATCATGAATGCAGCTGCAAAAACCGAAAAACTAATGAATCAATTGATCAAAACACCGCATTTGGTAATTGAGAAATTAGATTTAGTTTACATCAATAATCAAAGGCTGCCAATAGAACGATGCGAAGGAGAAGATGGTTTTGTTTATAAAAAAAATGGTCGTTGCATTAAGCAAAAAAGCGAATTGAAACGCTTTAGCAGTCTGGTGCTTCCGCCGGCTTGGGTAAACGTTCAGATTTCAGACTTGCCAAACGGACATTTACAAGCGGTGGGTCTGGATATTAAAAATCGAAAACAATATCGATATCATCCAAAATGGAATTTGATTCGAAATCAAACTAAGTTTTATAAAATAGCCGAGTTTGGAACAAAATTGCCTTCGATTCGAAAACAAGTCGATGAAGATTTAGAGAAAAAAGAATGGTCGAAAGAAAAAGTGGTAGCATTAGTAATCCGTTTAATGGAGGAAACCCACATTAGAATTGGAAATGAAAAATATGCCAAGGACAATAAATCATACGGACTTTCGACTTTAAGAAAACGCCACATTAACATTAATAAAAATTCGCTCCGATTTGAATTTACAGGAAAAAAAGGAGTACAGCATACGATTACAACCCGAAATAAAAAATTGATAAAATTGGTCAGTCGTTGTGAAGAAATTCCGGGTTGGGAAGTTTTTAAATACTATGATAAAAACGGCGAACGAAAAGTGCTGGACAGCCATATGGTAAATGAATATTTGCATGAAATTTCGGGAGAATATTTTAGTGCAAAAGATTTTAGAACCTGGGCAGCATCAATCGTGTTTTTTGAAACCTTAATGGATATAGGCACAACAACCGACGAAAAAGAAATCAAAAAGAATATTTTATCCGCCTTTGATACCACTGCGCAAGCTTTGGGAAATACCAGAAATGTATGCAAGAATTATTACGTTCATCCTTTATTGGTTTCGACTTATGAAGATGGTTCGATTGAGCAATATTTTGAAAGAGCAAAAAAATGCCGAAGCAACAGAGAACATTTTTCGCACAGCGAAATTGCTTTTTCAGAATTAATACAAAACTATCAGGTCAACTTATTGTAAATCAGGTTTGATCGTGCTAACAAAATAATGTTTAGAGTTAATACATCTCTTTAAAAAGTATGAAATTTGAGTAACAAACAAAATCATTATTAACTAAAATCACAAGCTTATGTTACGTTATACAGTCATTTTTATTATTCTTGCTATCATAGCCGGAATATTTGGTTTTGGTGGAATTGCCGCCGGAGCAGCAAGTATCGCTAAAGTTTTATTCTTCATATTTTTAGTCTTATTCGTTATATCTCTAATTAGCGGAAGAAAAAGTATTTAGTCAGCAAATAAATAACAATTAAAAAACGACACATATATCTCGGTAAATGTGTCGTTTGCATTTTTAAAAAAATTAAAAAAAAGAATTATGGGAACCAAAAGCGGTGCTTATCAGGATGTTTATATCAAAAGAGAAGATGAAATGGTAAGCTTAAAAAACGATGTGACAGATTTCTGTGAAAAATATATAAAACCTGTACATCCTGAAAATTGGGATTGGTCGACACGCGATTTCGAAAATCCGGACAATGATCCTACAGTTGCAGAAGCAAGAGCGATAGGAAACGTGGTTTTTAACGATTTAAACGATAAAAAAGAGACAGATGTAGATTTGTCTACAATGAACAATGTTGAGTCGATTAAAGCCTATTTAAATCCAAAAAGCAAATACGAAGCTTTTAATATGGAAGAATTTGCATTTGCCTTGAAAGTTGAACTCGAACACGGGAAAATAAAAGATGTTAATGTAACCAATAATCATCCGTTTTTGACCGCGATGATTGCATTGGCACACATGACCGAAAGTTTGACCTATTACAAAAGATTGAAAGTAATGGAAGCCGAAGGCGAGATTTACGAAATCATGCGCAAAATCGATAAAGTTACAACAGGAAAAGATAAATTACTTGAAGAGCTTATTAAAGCCGAAGAAGAATTGAAAGAGGCAAGGGCAGGACTGGCAGAACGCCTCGAAAAAATGGATGATATTCCGGTTTTGGAAATTATTGGAGATTAAGGTTTAGAAAGAAGAAAGAAGAAAGAAGAAAGAAGAAAGAATATAGAGTATAGCACAAAGAATATAGGGCAAAAAATATACTGTAAAAATAAAGGTTCAAAGAAATAAAACAACAAAGTTTTTAAACTTTGAATCTTTATTTCTTTGAACCTTTGTCACTTTATTAAAATCGTTCGAGTCTTTTCTCTTTACTCTTTCTTCTATATTCTCTCCTCCTAAAATTTCCTTGGGTCATTATCAGGATATTCTACATCTTCTTCTTCCTGAACATCATCTTCGATATATTCAGTTTCCTCTTCCTCTTCTTCATCATCGATATCTTCCAGGACATCTTCGGTTTCGTTAAAATCTTCTTCTTCTCTTTCCAGAGAAGCGTCGGACGGATTATCCAATTGGTCGTTTACATCATCGATATTGTTACCGTTTTGATCCAGTTCCTCTTCATACAAATCATCAGTATTAGAGTTTAGGTCGTCTTCGCTATGAAAATCATCCGTTAGATCATCTTCATCGTCTGTAAGTTCGTCCGGATTAGGATTGTCAGGATTATGACCGTTTCTAACCGTATAACCACGTTCGGCTATTTCACGATTATCAGTATCGCTTTCTTTCATGTCGTCGATATCATACAATTCTTCGTTCATCAAAGTATTTCTGTCTGCTGTATTTGGATTCTGATTTCCAGGAACTCGATTCCCTTTTATCATGCTGTTTTTTTGATCTGTAGTATTCATGACGTTTCGTTTTTAATATTACTATATACAAATCTAATAACGAAGGCAAGTAATTGTATTATAGAATTATAACGGGTAATTGTATAATTAACAGATGGTTATGTTGAGGTTGAGTTCAAAACAAAAAAAAA encodes:
- a CDS encoding DUF7218 family protein; the protein is MPDARIQNEKQYQALLEIGYSKEKAARIANTPDAGEKGGRAKPYDEWSKAELYQQAIKVGIPGRSYMNKKNLVKALRNN
- a CDS encoding DNA topoisomerase IB; the protein is MNAAAKTEKLMNQLIKTPHLVIEKLDLVYINNQRLPIERCEGEDGFVYKKNGRCIKQKSELKRFSSLVLPPAWVNVQISDLPNGHLQAVGLDIKNRKQYRYHPKWNLIRNQTKFYKIAEFGTKLPSIRKQVDEDLEKKEWSKEKVVALVIRLMEETHIRIGNEKYAKDNKSYGLSTLRKRHININKNSLRFEFTGKKGVQHTITTRNKKLIKLVSRCEEIPGWEVFKYYDKNGERKVLDSHMVNEYLHEISGEYFSAKDFRTWAASIVFFETLMDIGTTTDEKEIKKNILSAFDTTAQALGNTRNVCKNYYVHPLLVSTYEDGSIEQYFERAKKCRSNREHFSHSEIAFSELIQNYQVNLL
- a CDS encoding DUF1328 family protein — its product is MLRYTVIFIILAIIAGIFGFGGIAAGAASIAKVLFFIFLVLFVISLISGRKSI
- a CDS encoding DUF5661 family protein, coding for MGTKSGAYQDVYIKREDEMVSLKNDVTDFCEKYIKPVHPENWDWSTRDFENPDNDPTVAEARAIGNVVFNDLNDKKETDVDLSTMNNVESIKAYLNPKSKYEAFNMEEFAFALKVELEHGKIKDVNVTNNHPFLTAMIALAHMTESLTYYKRLKVMEAEGEIYEIMRKIDKVTTGKDKLLEELIKAEEELKEARAGLAERLEKMDDIPVLEIIGD